In Longimicrobiaceae bacterium, the following proteins share a genomic window:
- a CDS encoding YbdK family carboxylate-amine ligase: MNEFTVGVEEEYQLVSPETGGLISRARDVLELDWSAELHPENQQTMLEIGTHVCRSAAEVDRELRRLRLQVASTAAAADLRMVAAGIHPFSRWEAQERTRGERYERILERYGRVIRTEHIFGMHVHVAVPPGHDRARLMNGVRGYIPHLLALAASSPVYEGEDTGYASYRTIIAHRLPHTGPPPCFPSDDRFREFVGFLMETGAIEDEYTLYWSIRPHPEYPTLEFRMTDVCPRVEDAVAIAALVRALVATAAEGKLPLPGAACSESATDELLAHNEWEAARYGLDATHVDPALPGGKETLRDGIHRLLERVGPTAERLGDAEALAGIEALLARGNGAERIRAMLPECEGLAGVVQWLARESVLGVGLDRRRSQREA; this comes from the coding sequence ATGAACGAATTCACCGTCGGCGTGGAGGAGGAGTACCAGCTCGTCTCCCCGGAGACGGGCGGGCTCATCAGCCGTGCCCGGGACGTGCTGGAGCTGGACTGGAGCGCGGAGCTCCACCCGGAGAACCAGCAGACCATGCTGGAGATCGGGACGCACGTCTGCCGGTCCGCCGCGGAGGTGGACCGGGAGCTCCGGCGCCTGCGCCTCCAGGTGGCCTCCACCGCGGCCGCGGCGGATCTGAGGATGGTGGCGGCGGGGATCCACCCTTTCAGCCGCTGGGAGGCACAGGAGCGCACCCGGGGGGAGCGCTACGAGCGCATCCTGGAGCGCTACGGGAGGGTGATCCGGACCGAGCACATCTTCGGGATGCACGTGCACGTGGCCGTCCCCCCCGGCCACGATCGCGCGCGGCTGATGAACGGGGTGCGCGGCTACATCCCGCACCTGCTCGCCCTCGCGGCCAGCTCCCCCGTGTACGAGGGCGAGGACACGGGGTACGCCTCGTACCGCACCATCATCGCCCACCGCCTCCCGCACACCGGACCGCCCCCCTGCTTCCCCTCCGACGACCGCTTCCGGGAGTTCGTCGGCTTCCTGATGGAGACCGGCGCAATCGAGGACGAGTACACCCTGTACTGGAGCATCCGCCCGCACCCCGAGTACCCCACGCTGGAGTTCCGCATGACCGACGTCTGCCCGCGCGTGGAGGACGCCGTCGCGATCGCGGCGCTGGTCCGGGCCCTCGTCGCCACCGCGGCGGAGGGGAAGCTGCCGCTACCCGGAGCCGCGTGCTCGGAGTCGGCCACGGACGAGCTGCTCGCGCACAACGAGTGGGAGGCCGCACGCTACGGGCTGGACGCCACGCACGTGGACCCGGCGCTCCCCGGCGGGAAGGAGACGCTGCGCGATGGAATCCACCGGCTGCTGGAGCGCGTCGGCCCGACAGCGGAGCGGCTGGGGGACGCGGAGGCGCTCGCCGGGATCGAGGCGCTGCTGGCGCGCGGCAACGGGGCGGAGCGGATCCGGGCCATGCTCCCCGAGTGCGAGGGCCTCGCGGGGGTCGTACAGTGGCTCGCCCGGGAATCCGTCCTGGGGGTGGGGCTGGACCGCCGCCGCAGCCAGCGCGAGGCGTGA
- the glgX gene encoding glycogen debranching protein GlgX gives MEIRMLPGRRSPLGATWDGEGVNFALFSPNAAGVELCLYDAEDPTLETARVRLREVTAHVWHGYVPGLGPGQLYGFRVDGPYEPGRGLRYNPSKLLLDPYARAVAGKVQWDPAIFGYPLGDPAGDLARDGRDSAAAMPKGVVVDGAFDWEGDRPLRTPWHRTLIYEVHVKGLTMLHPDVPEELRGTYAGVAHPAVVEHLKSLGVTAVELLPVHDFVDDGYLLDKGLVNYWGYNTLNFFAPDARYSGSGDRGGQIREFKEMVKALHRAGLEVILDVVYNHTAEGNHLGPTLSFKGIDNSGYYRLVDENPRFYMDYTGTGNSVDTRHPQVLKMVMDSLRYWVQEMHVDGFRFDLAPTLAREDHGVDRVSSFFDVIHQDPVVSEVKLIAEPWDVGPDGYQVGNFPVLWAEWNGKYRDAVRAYWRSDPETLQELGFRLTGSSDLYGDDGRKPHASINFITAHDGFTLNDLVSYEQKHNRENGEENRDGHDHNLSYNFGVEGPTDDPEVLRQREKQRRNFIATLLLSQGVPMLCGGDEMGRTQGGNNNAYCQDNEISWFDWDLSERDRDLLEFTRRVATLRREHPVFRRRHFFQGRRIRGSELEDIRWLRPDGEEMDDEEWSTPLVRSFGVLLGGDAMQEWSEEGERVRDDNFLLLFNGAPETIPFTLPQIPPPACWERVLDTGRPASEQEEGEALESGSRLELEGRSLVVLRQCEKED, from the coding sequence ATGGAGATCAGGATGCTGCCGGGGAGGCGCTCCCCGCTCGGAGCCACGTGGGACGGCGAGGGGGTCAACTTCGCCCTTTTTTCGCCGAACGCCGCCGGGGTGGAGCTATGCCTCTACGACGCCGAGGACCCCACGCTGGAAACGGCCCGGGTCCGGCTCCGGGAGGTCACCGCGCACGTCTGGCACGGGTACGTGCCCGGGCTGGGGCCGGGGCAGCTCTATGGCTTCCGCGTGGACGGGCCGTACGAGCCCGGGCGGGGGCTGCGCTACAACCCCAGCAAGCTGCTCCTGGACCCGTACGCGCGCGCCGTCGCCGGCAAGGTGCAGTGGGACCCGGCCATCTTCGGCTACCCGCTGGGCGATCCGGCCGGGGACCTGGCCCGGGACGGGCGCGACAGCGCGGCCGCCATGCCCAAGGGGGTGGTGGTCGACGGCGCCTTCGACTGGGAGGGCGACCGCCCGCTCCGCACCCCCTGGCACCGGACCCTGATCTACGAGGTCCACGTCAAGGGGCTCACCATGCTGCACCCGGACGTCCCGGAGGAGCTGCGCGGCACCTACGCCGGCGTGGCGCACCCGGCGGTGGTCGAGCACCTGAAGTCCCTCGGGGTCACCGCCGTCGAGCTCCTCCCCGTGCACGACTTCGTGGACGACGGATACCTGCTGGACAAGGGGCTGGTGAACTACTGGGGATACAACACGCTGAACTTCTTCGCCCCGGACGCGCGCTACTCCGGGAGCGGCGACCGGGGCGGGCAGATCCGCGAGTTCAAGGAGATGGTGAAGGCGCTGCACCGGGCGGGGCTGGAGGTGATCCTGGACGTGGTCTACAACCACACCGCGGAGGGGAACCACCTGGGGCCCACCCTCTCCTTCAAGGGGATCGACAACTCCGGCTACTACCGGCTGGTGGACGAGAACCCCCGGTTCTACATGGACTACACCGGCACCGGGAACTCGGTGGACACGCGGCACCCGCAGGTGCTCAAGATGGTCATGGACAGCCTGCGCTACTGGGTGCAGGAGATGCACGTGGACGGCTTCCGCTTCGACCTGGCGCCGACGCTCGCGCGCGAGGACCACGGAGTGGACCGCGTCTCCTCCTTCTTCGACGTGATCCACCAGGACCCCGTGGTCTCCGAGGTGAAGCTGATCGCGGAGCCGTGGGACGTGGGGCCGGACGGGTACCAGGTGGGGAACTTCCCCGTGCTCTGGGCGGAGTGGAACGGCAAGTACCGCGACGCGGTGCGGGCGTACTGGCGGAGCGACCCCGAGACGCTGCAGGAGCTGGGGTTCCGACTCACCGGCTCCAGCGACCTGTACGGCGACGACGGGCGCAAGCCGCACGCGAGCATCAACTTCATCACCGCGCACGACGGCTTCACGCTGAACGACCTGGTCTCGTACGAGCAGAAGCACAACCGGGAAAACGGGGAGGAGAACCGCGACGGGCACGACCACAACCTCTCCTACAACTTCGGGGTGGAGGGGCCCACCGACGACCCGGAGGTCCTGCGCCAGCGCGAGAAGCAGCGGCGGAACTTCATCGCCACCCTCCTCCTCTCGCAGGGGGTGCCCATGCTCTGCGGCGGCGACGAGATGGGCCGCACCCAGGGCGGGAACAACAACGCGTACTGCCAGGACAACGAGATCTCCTGGTTCGACTGGGACCTTTCCGAGCGGGACCGCGACCTCCTGGAGTTCACGCGACGCGTGGCGACGCTGCGGCGGGAGCACCCCGTCTTCCGCCGCCGTCACTTCTTCCAGGGCCGCCGCATCCGCGGCTCGGAGCTGGAGGACATCCGCTGGCTGAGGCCGGACGGGGAGGAGATGGACGACGAGGAGTGGAGCACGCCGCTGGTCCGCTCCTTCGGCGTCCTGCTGGGGGGCGATGCGATGCAGGAGTGGAGCGAGGAGGGGGAGCGGGTGCGGGACGACAACTTCCTGCTCCTCTTCAACGGCGCTCCGGAGACCATCCCCTTCACCCTCCCGCAGATCCCGCCCCCCGCCTGCTGGGAGCGGGTGCTCGACACCGGCCGCCCCGCCTCCGAGCAGGAGGAGGGCGAGGCGCTGGAGTCCGGGAGCCGGCTGGAGCTGGAGGGGCGCTCCCTGGTGGTGCTCCGGCAGTGCGAGAAGGAGGACTGA